AAGAGGTATGCTAAACGCCAGATGACCTGGTTTAGGGCTGATCCAGAGATAAACTGGTATGGATACCCCTATGACTATCAGGGGATAATACAAAAAACAAAGGGGTTCCTGGATGCATAATAACCTCAAATCTTCTTTTCAGCTCTGTATTCTACCAATTCAATCCCAGATTCCTTTATCATGTCGTAAGATAGTTCGTCAGCATAACCATCCCTGTAGACAATCTTCTTAATCCCTGCATTGATTACCATCTTAAGACAGATAATACATGGAAGATTGGTACAGAACAATATTGAATCATTGACATTCACACCATGATATGCCGCCTGAATTATAGCATTTTGCTCTGCATGCAAACCTCTGCATAACTCATGCCTTTCACCAGAGGGGATATTGTTCTGCTCCCTTAAACATCCAATATCCAAACAGTGG
This genomic stretch from Thermodesulfobacteriota bacterium harbors:
- a CDS encoding cytidine/deoxycytidylate deaminase family protein encodes the protein MSRPSWEEYFMDITFLVAKRATCRRRQVGAILVKDKRILSTGYNGAPMGLAHCLDIGCLREQNNIPSGERHELCRGLHAEQNAIIQAAYHGVNVNDSILFCTNLPCIICLKMVINAGIKKIVYRDGYADELSYDMIKESGIELVEYRAEKKI